In Desulfonatronum thiosulfatophilum, a single window of DNA contains:
- a CDS encoding VOC family protein has protein sequence MSNKYETHGAFSWNELLTADVDGAKKFYGTLFGWEISGMPMEGMDYSVIKAGGEEVGGMMPMPSQVPAGTPPHWGTYVTVDDVDATAGKAKELGGRVLVPPTDIPGVGRFCVLQDPQGAVISAITYKMKE, from the coding sequence ATGAGCAACAAGTATGAAACCCACGGCGCCTTCAGCTGGAACGAACTGCTTACCGCGGATGTCGACGGCGCGAAAAAGTTTTACGGGACCCTTTTCGGCTGGGAGATTTCGGGCATGCCCATGGAAGGCATGGATTACAGCGTGATCAAGGCAGGGGGAGAGGAGGTCGGCGGCATGATGCCCATGCCGTCGCAGGTTCCGGCCGGTACTCCTCCCCATTGGGGAACGTACGTTACTGTTGACGACGTGGATGCCACGGCAGGGAAAGCGAAAGAACTCGGAGGACGGGTGCTTGTGCCGCCAACGGACATTCCAGGGGTGGGGCGGTTTTGCGTGCTTCAGGACCCGCAAGGGGCGGTGATCTCAGCGATCACCTACAAGATGAAGGAGTGA